A DNA window from Hevea brasiliensis isolate MT/VB/25A 57/8 chromosome 2, ASM3005281v1, whole genome shotgun sequence contains the following coding sequences:
- the LOC110654343 gene encoding probable xyloglucan galactosyltransferase GT14, translated as MEKSKIGLNRHWLVIFVASSLFFLFLYCFDYSARLSSHETNWVTSLFNEKNAKDSCSGRYIYVHRLPPRFNDHVIQNCSSLYRWYKMCPFVTNSGFGMQLEKSWFATNQFLLEVIFRARMNQYDCLTDDSSLASAIFVPSYCGLDLGRYLWDYNASFRDSLSLDLVKWLARQPEWKRTFGRDHFFVAGRIAWDFRRQIDNDNGWGSVLMSLPESMNMTMLTIESNSWSNEFAIPYPTHFHPSSDSEVLQWQDRIRKQKRKYLFSFAGAPRPVLQDSIRGQIIDQCLASGRLCKLLDCESGPNKCDNPVEVLKVFMDSIFCLQPPGDSYTRRSTFDSIVAGCIPVFFHPGSAYAQYLWYLPKKYNKYSVFIPAYKVKNGSISINETLLQVCEDRMMDMREEVIKLIPKIIYADPRSKLKTTEDAFDIAVKRVLERVEKVRTEIKEGKDPGIGFAEGNSWKLKMSEAGIEEDWDHFF; from the coding sequence ATGGAGAAATCTAAGATAGGCCTTAATCGACACTGGCTTGTCATCTTTGTTGCCTCATCTTTGTTCTTTCTCTTTCTGTATTGTTTCGATTATTCGGCTCGGTTAAGCAGTCATGAAACAAACTGGGTTACATCTTTATTCAATGAAAAAAATGCTAAAGATTCTTGTTCAGGTCGTTACATATATGTTCATCGTCTTCCCCCGAGATTCAACGACCATGTCATCCAAAATTGCTCTTCTCTTTACCGATGGTACAAAATGTGCCCATTTGTTACAAACTcaggttttggtatgcaattagaAAAGAGTTGGTTTGCAACTAATCAATTTCTTTTAGAAGTCATATTTCGCGCTAGAATGAATCAGTATGATTGTTTGACTGATGATTCCTCTTTGGCTTCTGCTATTTTTGTACCTTCCTATTGTGGCCTTGACCTCGGTCGCTACCTGTGGGATTATAATGCATCATTTCGAGACTCTCTGAGTCTTGATCTTGTCAAGTGGCTGGCACGACAACCTGAATGGAAGAGAACGTTTGGTAGAGACCACTTCTTTGTTGCTGGACGGATTGCTTGGGATTTTCGAAGGCAGATCGATAACGACAATGGTTGGGGAAGCGTTCTCATGTCGTTGCCGGAATCTATGAACATGACAATGTTGACCATTGAATCAAATTCATGGAGTAATGAATTTGCAATCCCATACCCAACTCACTTCCACCCTTCAAGTGACAGTGAGGTGCTTCAATGGCAGGACAGAATCAGAAAACAGAAAAGGAAATACTTGTTCTCATTCGCCGGCGCCCCAAGACCTGTTCTGCAAGATTCTATCCGTGGTCAGATCATTGATCAATGCTTAGCTTCGGGGAGATTATGCAAGTTGCTGGATTGTGAATCCGGGCCAAACAAGTGTGACAACCCGGTTGAGGTGCTTAAGGTGTTTATGGACTCGATTTTCTGCCTGCAGCCTCCTGGGGATTCCTACACCAGGCGATCAACTTTCGATTCCATTGTGGCTGGATGCATTCCAGTTTTCTTCCATCCAGGCTCTGCTTATGCACAGTACTTGTGGTATTTGCCAAAGAAGTATAATAAATACTCTGTGTTCATACCAGCGTACAAGGTGAAAAATGGGAGCATCAGCATTAATGAGACATTGCTTCAAGTTTGTGAGGACCGAATGATGGATATGAGAGAGGAGGTTATCAAGCTCATCCCGAAAATAATTTATGCAGATCCCAGGTCTAAACTAAAGACCACTGAAGATGCATTTGACATAGCAGTAAAAAGAGTCCttgaaagagttgaaaaagtgagaaccGAGATAAAGGAGGGAAAGGATCCAGGAATAGGTTTTGCAGAAGGAAACAGTTGGAAGCTTAAAATGTCAGAGGCAGGTATAGAAGAGGACTGGGATCATTTCTtctga